GGTTAAGGTTAGTCATATACACAGCACAATCAATCAGAATGAGGACCTATACATTGATGTGCCTAACCTTGGTCATAATGACGTGATTTTCCCCGGTAGCCTGAAGTTGCTTTTCGACTTGGAGCTTACAGGTACCAACACTAAGCGTACTATTATTTCAAATATAGGCAAAGCTCTGGTACAGAGCCTCCGTATCACTTTGAATGGGAACGAAATTCAAAACATACAAGATTTCAATGTACTCACGATATACCGCGATTTGTGGCTCCCCAAATTTGAGCGAGAGAATAATCTTATTCTACAGGACCTCGAAGGCAACGATGGAACAATCCGTGCGTTGCAGCTGAAGGCCAGTGACCACGTTGGTACGGATGAAGAAAAGGCGATTGCAGCAGCCTATGGAAATACCTTCGCCATACCAATAGGAAAATGTTTCGAATTGACTAGGGATCTTCCCTTTTACCAGGCAGGTATCCACGATCGGCTACAGTTTGTACTGCATTTCGCGCCGTATGGTGACGTTACAAAGGATGTTGGTACAGCAGCATCTGGAAGCACAGCGGCAAAGGCCGCGGATTTCTCCTACAAGATCAGCAATATCTGCCTTGAATTTGACAAGGTGGTCAATGAAGAATTGGCAAATGCAATGATGTCGCGCTACATTCGTCTTGCGTTGCCCTATGAAAGAATCCTCCGCAGCAAGGTTGTGACcatgaaaaaggctgatacaTCCTACAACCTACAACTGGATACCCCTGCGAAAAGTCTCAAAGGTATCTTACTGCTATTTCAGGACCCCGGTGTCGTTAAGTCATATGCtggaaataatgaaaaattttatAATCCTGGCATATCGTCGGTCAGTGTGACTGTGGAGGGCGAACCAAACTAACTGTATTCACATGCTATGCTCCCACGGGATCACATGGAGCAAATGGTTGTTTTGCTAGGGTATCATGACAGCATTGTGACCATAGGTCAATTTTTTACAGAACGGTACGCATTGTTCCTGGACTTTCGTAGCAGTCCTGATCACAGCTTACATGGTTCTGGTAGGCCTCTACGAAGGCTTAGTGATGGCATTACTTTGCACATGACGAAAAAAGCGGACGGCGCAGGTGATATTCGCGGCTATGTGTATTTGTTGATGGACGGTCAAATCAACATTTTAGATGGGCGATTTCACAGCCTCGAGTATTAGTGcagcaaaaattgttttataggCCTTAGGTCTATAAAATAAATGGCAAGCATTGCAGTTCTAGCTGGAGGCGCTCTTATAAACGCCCTCGCGTTCAGCGGTAGTAACTATTTGTTCAACAAATTCTCAAGTCATGGTGAGGCCGAGCCCAAACGCCACGATCGAGCGGTCGAAAAACTGCAGGCTGCTCAAGAACAGTGGGTACGCGATAGGCAAGCGAAGATTGATGCTTACAATAAGAGACATGAGGAACAAAGGCAAGCTGGTGAAGATTTGAAGGAACTCGACCAAGGTATACGAGAATACTTTATCACGACCATAGAGCGTGCTCCGAAGCTATCAGATTTTTACACACCGAGCAAGAAACAACAAAATGGTGAGCTAACGTTTATCCTTGGATCATTAGCCATTTTGGGGTTTGCGGCTTACAaatacatgtaataaatatgtGAAAATCACATATTGTTACTCCGGAAGAAGCCGAAAAGCTAAGTCAAGTATACTACCAGCCTTCACATCTATGGACCGGAAGGAAAGCAATTGTGATACTCGCTGAGAAATCTGGTCTTTCCAAAAAGAGAGTCTTTCACTGGCTATCTAATCAGTTGCTCTGGCTCAGACATATCAAAGGCCCTAAACGTATCAATTACCTGCATTTCACCATCACGAAACCCAATGAGATGCACCAATTCGACTTGCTTTACATGCCTCATGACAAGCTGTATGGTAATACATACAAGTATATCCTCACGGGTATTGACGTGGCCTCAAGGTATAAGGTAGCGCGGCCGTTACGTACCAAAAAGGCCAGGGAAGTTGCGGAGATGCTCAAGGATATTTATAAAGCAGGACCTCTCAAATATCCGAGTATATTTCAATGCGATAACGGCTCGGAATTCAAGTGGGATGTGAGTAAGTTGTTGGAGAGCCAAGTTGTTGAGATTAAACGGGCAACTAACAAGTACCACCATATTTTTACGGCGTTCGTGGAGTCCTACAACAAGGTGCTTGCGGAAAGATTGTTCAAgcctcaagatgcgcaagaATTGGTCACTGACAAACAGAGTACCACATGGGTGAAACACCTAtataatattgtaaaaattacGAACAACACCAAGACCGTAATGATTGATATGAAACCTTCAACGGCCATCAAACTAGATGAAGTACCGCTTGCAAATGAGAAGCACCCGGAGGAAAAACCGTTACCTGATGATGGTTTATATTTGTACTTGCTGCAACCCGGCGAGGAACATGGGGATCAAAAAAGACGTGCGACGGATGCCTATTGGATCAAAAAGACGTACAGGCTGGATCGTATCGTAACCGGTACACGCCTCCTATATTATTTGGAAGAGGGGCCCTCGCGTAATTTCGTATCAGAGGAATTAATGTGGATTCCCGAGGGTACCTCGGCTCCCCCAGACCATGTGAAAGAATGGTAATATTTCTCGATTTTTGTGTGTTCATAACACACAAAAACGTTTGCCTAATCTTCTAGTGCTGTATCACCCAAATCGTACAAATCATCGTGGGTAAGATCAATAAGCCTGAAGTAGCAAATATAGCGATGCATATGTCCTTCCTCTTCAAACCGATTAAAGGCATGAATGCCATTGGCGTTATCGATAACAACGATCTCTTCAGACCCATcgtcttttctttaaaataccacGGCGTTGAACGTGTGCACAGTAATATGGAAGATGGTGGTACTTATCATCCTCGGGGTTAGTATGTTTGCGAAAAATCATAATTACATTATCCTTGCCCACATCATAGGCATGTGGCACATATCTCTGACGGAGTCCTACAATTTCCAATGTCCTTGATCGAGCTGGTGTTCTCGCTCCTTCAGGTCATCAGTGAGCATTGCCAGGGCTTGACGATGTTCTTCGAtttcattttgtattttttccaCACCTCTTTTAGTTAGCCATTTCATGATCTCAATAGCCCTTGGTTTTCGAAATCTATGTACAATCTCTAATGTACCATTCAATGTCACGAAAGCCTCGTCTCCGGTTACTTCCTTGGACAGTGCGTCTAACGCACCCTCTGTTATCTCATGACAAGGCGTGGTTTTTACGTCTCTGTATGTCGCTTTTATATCAACAATACCCAGAAATCATCCCAGATCACCATGTTTAAACATTGGTTGGTCCTGATTGTTTACCAATATCTCAATGGTAGGCAATGTGTTAAATAAGGTAAGTGACATTTTATTTGATTTACATTACCCGAACCAGGGTCCATATCATTAGGACAGATATGAAAAAATACTTAGTATTCCTTTCCCTATATAGTGATTCACGAAGCTCCTCCTGGAGGGCCTCTAATTGAGATTCCAGATAAGGGATGCGATGCATTTCTTCATGGCAAGCAGCCAGCTGATTTTCTAATGTTCTGATATATGACATTCATATAAGAATTTTCCATACTCTGGGGTACTCGAGACGAATATACAAACACGCGTGCTTGGTTCCCCTCAACTTATTTTTGATCGACTCCCAGTCGTCTATTAAATTTGATTCATCATCTACCAACTTCATATCACTCTTTTCATGCGGGTACCACATGAAGGGCTGTTTTTTCTGGCGCCTGAGATTTTTCGGAATTGCCGTGTATGATTGAGTCAAGAGCCATAGTGAGTGCCTTCGATGTCAACCAGATATTGCCAACTCGAGCAAGGGTTGCCTTCGTTTGTCGAGAGATTCATCGGCAATCATATCATCGATGATTAAGAGCGTGCCTTCACCCGCCAGCAGAGACGACAGTTTTTCGATCTATTCGAACAAATTATCTCGTGGATTTATCAAAAACACATAGTCATCCTTCCACAGTGAGGATCTCTCCAGGTAAGTGGCATTAAACGAATTGTTGGGCACAAAACTACTATGTTTTCAAAATGTCCCCGATAATCGTTCTCGAGCAAGTCCAGGACTCTTTGCGTTTTTCCGCATCCCGTCGGTTCTGTGAATATTGTAGTGCATGGATCTCTGACAATATCAAGAGTCATTTTATTCTTCGTATATACCACGTGGTATATACGAAATTTGCATGTGCTTACTTAGGTggcatcatggaacgcttataccaGCCTTGTTTTATTGCGTAATCGTCAAATAAGATCGCACCAGTAATATATCCAGCGAGCTTAAGCCCATCCTCCAGATCCATTTTCGCGCCTGGTCTTGAAACCACTAGTGCCTTTTTGGCACCTAATGCTAATACGATCGTATATGATACTAATCTCACGGACTCCCATAAAGAATCTACAACCTCTTTCTGATATTCTTTGCTGCTCATGCTTTATTATAGGGCTCATCGCATACGGAAAATATCAATTTCGTTGTTGAATTTTTGCTGAACCGCTGGTGCAATCTGCTGGGTACCCGCAGGGTTACGGAGAAAATATATGAGACCTCCGGTACATGCGATTATTGCAATAAGGCCTCCAACAATGTATACACCACTGCTTGACTGTACAGAACTCactccagaagaggttttgactgacTGGAGGTTGCCTTagttcttccttcctcttcttcatcagtgcgaCCAACCTATGACATTGGGCTACTCTACCAGTATGCTTCACTGGTTTTGTTATTACCCTCTCTTCTTGCGATTGTTCGTTGCTCATTTTTAATAAGCCGCGAGACTTATAAATCACTTTCCTTTTACAGAAAGATGGAGGGATAGACCCTGTTCCTCAAGGATTTCTATAGTCTCTTTTATCCCCGTGATTATAGCCTCGGGAGTATTTAAATCTCTCTCAAAGTATCTCAGGAACTCCCTTAATGTTATGGGTTCTTTCTTGGGTGGAGCTATTCCAAGCTTCCTCTGTTGGCGGTTCCATTCGGCTAGTCTCTTACCTGCCGCAACCCTTCCCGggtgttttttgtttacttcaacaattttttcaatgGTCTCGGTTTGTTGTTGGTTGATAAAAATACTACACGCGCTGCTCATCTGTTTGTTGCTCTCCATTAACCTTCCCATAAACACCTTGGACATTGAGACCCGCCGCAACACATACAAATCTGATTTAGGACAATAGTTGACTGTTGTTCCAACCATGATCCACGTACTGACATAGCGTAATCTCGTATTTACCATCATCGTCACCATTAAAGCGGATCGCTATTTTATAATCAGAAGAATCAAATGATATAATCTCCGGATTAGAATTTTGCACCTTGGTGCGTAATATGATTTGACCCAGCTTGGGAATAACATGCCTCAATGTAAAGTACACGCTTGCTATACTTTCACCATCGCTGGGGTCAATAGTAACGTCTTCAATATCCACATCCGAAATACTCAATCCAATACCTAGGATGTGGGAAGACGTGTCTATATACATCTGTCGTAGCTGGGTATAAACATACCCTATTATATTTCCAAGACACGAAGGTggaataacaatatttttaaagagCCTTGTTTCCAattcttcaaacattcttttcctCCTCAATTTCTCTCTTCTCTTCAATGGACTTTGAGATCTGAGTATGATTAAGGGTATGGGCAGCAATGAGTAAAGGTGCGAGGAACTTGACGAATGCTGTATAGACGAGGATTCCTAGATTTGCCATACTATCCCTGATAATAGGATCTTCCTCGATATCCCGCCTTAGACCTTCAGGGCTATCGATAGACAACATGTTGCTAACAGCTTTGGTATACATTCTTATAACATAGGTACTGAGAGCTTTGGCAGTCTTCTCTCCTTTCTCCTGTAGCTCGCGTTCAATAAAATCATTATAAATTTTGTCAATGACCTCAGGTGAAGCTTTGGCGTCCAGGAACGCCTCTGTACATTTTTTAGGCAGTAAGTGTGCTTTACCTTGCCGTATCGCATCCTTTAAAGCCTGGCGCTTGCATATAGGTTTTTGATCAACGCCCTCCGCTGGAGTATCGACATCGAAAATATCAACGAGATTTTTCATGTTTATTATTACCCGTCTATATTTCAAATAACCGAGAATGATTAAAACATATGGGAGCAATATAGCGATAAATAGCAATACATcctccatttttttatttctccttCAACCGTAATGGCCTCTGGCTAATGTGGTGATCGATCCGCCTGAACGATCCTTTTGTCATCAGCGGCATTAAGGGCAATTTTATTCACTTCCTGAGTGTATAGAATATGCCTTTTGTTTTGTATGCAACGCCAACTCTTGGAAATATCGATTCCCTCCTCCAGACATCATTGATAATCTTCGAAGGTGATACATTTTTTGGTCACGGCCCTCTTCACGCCCTTGGCCTTTCTATCGCTGCCGTCTTTAGTTAAGGCTTTGTATGCATATGCCTTAGGCCTAAGGGTTATGAAATGCGTCATAATTTTGCCACCGAGCTCATCTTTCATTAATCCgaccacttttttatttttgccgatGGGGAGTGGGCGATTATCATCCTTTGAATATCCTGAGGTATCGAAGTGTTCCTGAACATCATCGGAAATTTCTCGGTAGAAATGCTCGGGTCTTATGTGGTACACAAAAGAATCTGTATCAGTGTAACAGATACGCTGTTTGGTACAATATTTTGGCTGcatgtaatcatagtggaaCTCGTACATTACCATCTTCGATCGATCCAGTATTGCTGCTCCAACATAGATCGGTTTGTTCATCCTAATACCCATTCTACCCATTTCCATACTCATGAGATTTTTGCTGAAGTATTTCCCGCCTTTAAAGTTTGGTTGCATAACGAGTTTTGAATAGGCGGCTTCGTTCGTGACTAGCTTGATGTTGCGGTGATTGCGTATGTTTTCCATGGTCTTCCCAAATACTGAATTGTTGAGGAGCTTGTataaatctttttcaaaatcatttttagcgGCAGTTCTCGGAGCCGTATTCTTCTCAATGTATGGCTTAAGCCATGGCGACTGCTCAAACTGAATAGCACGGTGTACTTTTTTAAGCTCGAGGCCATATTTCAAGGCTTGATGTAAGGCTGCGATATGTACCACATGCCTTTTTTTATGTGAGAGATTTGGGATCAATTTTTCAACCCTGTGGATCATCCTACGTTCCGGGAGAAATGGCAGGTCCTAATGCTTGTCGTGTAAATCCTTTCGGTAATCAACATCTACCTCCAATAAGTACCCATCCTTATTACCCTTCATCACCAATTTCTCGATTTTTTTCTCATCGAATACCTCAACATTCGATATCCATTTAAAACCATGAGTTGGTAGCTTTTGCATCATTGCCCAACCGTACAAGTTATTGGCATGGAGGTACTGTAGGTAACTAGACTCCTTCCCAGGATCATATTGATCCCCCTATATTTTTTGTTGGCTACCGCATACCTATATACAGATTGTGTGATGCCACCTCGTATACCTCGTTCAAACATCAGTAACATATCAATATCAGTGAGCAATTCTAGCCTTACTTGTGTGTACTTCAAAGCTGCTTTCCATGCTAAGCCTGGTGCACTGTAAAAGTGAGCGGGATCGAGCCCATAGTTAGCGTGGCTAGTGCTGCGAAAATTCTGAAAGATATCAGTTAATAATAGGACGTCGACAACCATATATGCGTCATGGTAGCCCCCCAGAGTTGTCTCCGGACCTTTTGGAGTAATGACATTCCATACCCTCAGTGCATGTTCATAGTCATCGTCGGTGATAGAATTCATATTAAGGGAACTATAGAATGCCTCCTTCGGTGGTAGATCATTCTCTTGGAATCGTTTCCAACTATCCATATACTCATATGGATATATACCTTTGCGTCGCATGAGCTGAAATGTATCCTCCTTAGGAAAATACCATCGGAGATGTTTGCATTGGGCATCATCGAGATTGCTTGCCAATTTCTCCAGGCTTGATGCCATAAACCGGAGGCTGTCAATGAATCTGATCTCGATCTTCTTATAAAATTCACCGTCACCATACCCCATACCTGCAATGGGTACCTTGATTTTAACATTAAACGATATGTACTTTTTCGTGTTCTCGGCGATGCATCCTATATCCTGAATGTCGTACTTCTTCCCTAATTCACGGATAAACAAGTGAGCATCATAGCCCGACGGGTTGTGAAATATGACCGGTACATGGTTGGGTATTTTATACTTGATGTTGCAGGTATTATGGGCTGCTCCTCGATACAGCCCTGTATAGTGACAATGGTCTCGAACTTTACGATTCTTCAGGTCATCTTTGAATGGTTCATGCAAATGTGACATGTTTCAGCAGCATCATGATCCCTCTTCTGCATCTCTGTCAGCTCAGTCATGGGCTGTTGTGGAAATAGTGAATGTAGCCGAATAACTCTACGCATCCCTCACCCCTGCACTTATACAGGGGGTCTGGTACCTCTCCATAAGCAAATGTGGAATATGTGGCCCACCAGCATGGTACATGCTTATGCAACGTCCTTCATTGGGATCAGTAGGCTCTCACAATCTGCATATATAACGAATGGGACCTTGAACTGGCATTGTCCGTCCTGGTAATATaaccattttttctttttcacttgGCATCGTAATCTTTACCGCTTCATTATCTTTGCAGTATACATAGTGTTTATCGCGGGATTCTATCGTTTGAAACCCCTGCAGGCAATTCAGACAAAAACTCATTTTTCCGTGGTTTTTCGATATCTCGCTACCCAATATCCGTGAGAGATTTTTGATGGCCACGTAGTGGCTCTTCTTATCATCCGTTAGTAATAGGAGGCTGACCTTCTCACGTTCACTATATGTAGATCGCCGCAGGATATTAAAGCTCTTATCGGCTGCATACAGAACGTTCACGGCAATGGTGGGATTTTTTCGCTCGAATTTGGTAATATCCTTAAtactagtaggaaactcaataCCCTGCCAGTTGTATCGATCTATATAAGGTCGCAGCTTGCTGATTCTTTGAGGATCTTTTGCTATATCCTCATGATGCAAGGCGGCTACTATAGCCCATCGGAAGCATTCTTCATCGTTGTTATTCGGGTTGATAATGGCTTTCTTCGTAGCGATCCACTTGGGTGTTTCAATGTATAAGGAGCCTCGAGTCAGCTTAAGCTTTTGAAAGTCCACATCAAGATGCTGGATGCGACCAATACTAAAGCCGCTCTTGGGCAACGCGGGATTCTCAACATGCGTTCTGATTTGAGTAAACATCGTATCCATAATTTCATCTATGATGGTACCTCGGAATACAGATGTCATGTTGCTATGCAAGACCTTGTCCACCTTAATTAACTCTGGGGTACCATCCACTGGCTTTTTCCAAAGGATCCAAAGGGAAAGTTGCACCTTTACAGATCCCATTTCTCCCACTTGGTTTTGGATGAGTGTTTTCACGTTTGATTGAACCATGCCCAGGTATACATCAATATCTGTTCCATCGATGCCAGTTATGCGGTAACTCCTGAATGTTTTGTGaagagcatgcttatgttcctgggGCGTAAAATCATGCTCCTTTTGATCATCCTCTGCATGATCCTCCTTTGCCTTCTCCTCAACTTCACCTATCAGGGTCTTCTGGCACCATTATGTAAAGAGAGTATTCGAGTTTTTATCGATTTAAATGTTTCCCGCACTGGTTTCTTGATACTCTCCGGTACATGCTCGAGGAGCCACTCTGACCACTCCCGCAGTTTACTCTTGATTACTGGACGAGTTCTCTTCAGTTCCTTAAACGTGGGAAAGTAAGGCTCGATGTTCTTCTTAATAGGACGGGATCTAGCCATCTCTTGTTGTTCAAAAATATCCATCACGTCTGATGTGAAAGGGGTAGGCTgcgtttttaataaagcaactAAGTCAGCTTTACGTAGCCTATAGTATCCATGTATAATAAAGACGTGTCAAAAACGCACGTTGTTACCGAAGAAGAGGCTGAAAAGCTAAGCCAAATTTACTATACCCCGGAACATCTGTGGGTTGGACGCAGAGCCGTCAAATGACTTGCAAAGGAGAGTGCCCTCTCCAAAAAGTTAGGAACTCATTGGTTGTAGTAGACAACTCTTATGGCTACGGCATATCAAGAGTCCAAAACGTATCGATTATCCGCACTTCACAATTACTACACCCAACGAGATGCATCAGTCTGATCTATTGTACATGCCTCACAACAGGGTATATGAAAACATCTATAAATATATCCTGACAGGGATTGATGTGAAGCAACATCAATCCCTGTCAGGATATATTTATAGCGAGGCCCCTGAGAACCAAAAAATCCAGCGAGGTTGCGGATATGTGGAAGGACATATACAAGGCACGACCCTTACACTACCCCAAGATTTTTCAGTTTGACAATGGCTCCGACTTTATATCGGATGTAGCCAAGCTACTGGAATGCAAAGGTGTTGAAATTAAGAGGGCCACCACCAAGTACTACCATACATTCACGGCCTTTGTAGAGTCCTACAATAAGGTTCTTGCAGAAAGACTATCCAACCCCCAGAATGCGCAGAAGCTAGTCTCCGGAGAGCCTAGTACCATTTGGGTCAAGCACCTGTATACCATCGTCAAGAGCCTTACTaataccaagactgccatgatcggCATGAAACCTAACAAGGCGATCAAGCTCGAAGATGTCCCACTTGCAAAAAGTCAGCAATATCCCGAAGAGAACCTCCTACCCGAGGATAGGCTGTACGTGTACCTCCTACAACCCGGGGAGGAGCATAGTGACTCTAAAAGACGCGCAACTGACGCCTTTTACAGCAAACATACTTACAGGTTGGATCGTATTGTAGCGGGTAGCCGTGTTTTATACTACCTAAAGGACGGTCCTGAAGGAAGCTTCGTTTCGGAAGAGTTGATGCTTATTCCGGAGGATGTTAAGGTACCGCTGGAACATGTGAAGGAGTGGTAAATAGTATCTTCAGGAGTACCTCCAAAGGTTCATCCTCAAACTCTTTACCCGGATGCCTTATATACAGTAAGGGTGGCTCAATATCCAAATCAATATCAATAAATCGCCTATCTGGAATAGGAAAATTGAGTATTTTGCCTATTGCCGTGATATCAGCTAAATCCGACAACTTCAACGCCTTATCTTTGATAACCTCGTAACGGAGTGCCCCATACTTATTCTCCCTAACCGAGACGATATAGAGCCCTAGGCGTTCAATATCATCCTCGAGATCATCATCGATCTTGCTTCTTGCAAATGTTGCCTATTCTTTTTTGCCTGATGCTACCCTGTGTAAAAGATCATCATCCGTGGGGTATTCAAAACCTTCATAGTATGCCCCGCCTCGATACCTAAAATTTTCTAGGCAGGTATATATTGATACCTAAAATTTTCTAGGCAGGTAGGGCAATAACCAGTTACTGATCCTGCCTAACAGGTACCCGAGATGCCCCACTTTTGAATATAATTTTCGCTACCCGCAAGGGTAGTGAAAATTTAGCGTCCGCTTACGACATATCAATATGGAACATACCTTCGAAAAGCTCCCGCGTATCATCGTCGGGCAACGTAAAATGGTTGAGGTAACAATTATCGGTGCCAAGACAATCGTCCCTGAATCGACAACAAGCATGTACGGCATTCGTGTCGTTACATTCCGGCTTCCTCACCGTCATGTCgggatagattttttttaatatattaattCTTGTGCCGAGTTGCCTGCGTTCGCATTTTTTCCGTGTTCGTGGGGATCATTTTTATCAACTGCACATAGCACTGTATCATATTGATGACGACGTGGTATATGTCTCTGTCGTAGCTTCGAGTTGTCTCGCTTAAGGTCATCAAGATCATCCTCGAGCAGAGCGATGGAAATATCCCTTTCTTCAATTGCCGCAGCAAACTCTTCCCGTAATCTCTCCACACCCTCCCGGCCACCCATTTTGTCAAGGTTACGGCACTAGGTATTTTTGAATTTACAACAATTTCGATGGCCCCATTTAACGTAACGAAGACGTCATGCTGATTTGACCCTCTAAAACGTATGGGGGTGCCACCCCCACCCTTCTGTCCTACAATTTCTTGCCTTGTTGTGGTTTTGGTTAAATGTTGAAAATTGCGTATTATATCGGCAATACCTAGAAACCTACCAAGATCAGCGCGCCTAAAAAATGGTCGATTTTGTTCATCAAACAAAGCCTCGATGGCTCCTGCGGGCACAGCATTGAATAGCGAAACTTGCGACGACATCTTTCATTTTATCGAACCCCAGCCCGAGGATTTCATCATGCTCAATCCAAAATTTTCCAACTCCTAGGGTGTTCCAATCTTACAAAAAGGCACGCATGTTTGGATTTTTCAGCTCAACTTTGATCTCGCTCCAGTCCGGGATCAAGTTCGTCTCCTCGTCAATTAGCCTCATGTCGCTTTTTTCGTGGAGGTACCATAAAAACAGGTCTTTCTTCTGCCTTCTCAAATTTTTTGGTAATGCCGTATACGATTGCGTTAGGAGCCATAAACTATGCCTACGATGTCTACCACTGATAGCTAATCCAAGCAAGGGCTGCCATTTTTTATCAAGGCTCTCGTCAGATATCATATCATCAACCACGAAAAGACTCTCCTCACCCGCCAATAATGAGGATAATTTCGCTATCCATTCGAAAAGTGGGTCCTTGGGGTCTATCAGCAAAACATAGCTATCCTTACAAAGTCAGGCTCTCTCTAAATAGGTGGCATTCCACCGTAGGGTAGGGCAAAGTATCACTACATTGGAATAGTGTCCCTTGTATTCCTTTTCCAACAGGTCTAGCACGCGTTGTGTTCTTCCGCAAGACGTCGGACCTGTAAATATTGCTGTATGCGGGACTCTTACAACATCCagcatttttatttcaatatttgCTCCACTTtcgattataaaattttggatataGTCCAAAGCATGACCCACATGCCCATGTACCCCCATGGTTATTCACCAAGGACCCCCGACAGGCAGAGCTGAGCTTAGTCCCTCGAGCCTTGTTTTCGGGGGGTGGTGTAGTATACCTTAATTTTCCTTGCAGTCACCTTAATGCCCCGCGGTACCTTTTAACAAGTAGTTTCTTCTCCGGGCTATCCCCAATAAGTTCGATATATTGAGGTATAATGTTATATGTGAGTAGATCATATAGGATGAGATAGTTTTCATCCTGATTAACACCTCTAATTTCCGCATCAATGGCAGGAGGGTCTATTTCAACGTCTTCGACGTTCTTTTTTTTAGGAGTCGCCCGCCTTTCCCTAGCTTTATCAAGGCAACCTATACAGGTCTTAGTCCGACTATTACCCCTGATTTTAAACTTGTGTAGCGCTAATATTTGCTTACAGATCCTACAACATTTGATCTCCATTTGATAATGCATACTGTGCCCGTCGTAATGCATTAGTGACCTCGGCAAGCGTCGGGCGGTTAAACGTTTCGTCGTATCTTAAGCGTACCCTATTATTCACATATCTTTCATAATTTTCCCAC
This DNA window, taken from Hydractinia symbiolongicarpus strain clone_291-10 chromosome 15, HSymV2.1, whole genome shotgun sequence, encodes the following:
- the LOC130628666 gene encoding uncharacterized protein LOC130628666, which codes for MIHRVEKLIPNLSHKKRHVVHIAALHQALKYGLELKKVHRAIQFEQSPWLKPYIEKNTAPRTAAKNDFEKDLYKLLNNSVFGKTMENIRNHRNIKLVTNEAAYSKLVMQPNFKGGKYFSKNLMSMEMGRMGIRMNKPIYVGAAILDRSKMVMYEFHYDYMQPKYCTKQRICYTDTDSFVYHIRPEHFYREISDDVQEHFDTSGYSKDDNRPLPIGKNKKVVGLMKDELGGKIMTHFITLRPKAYAYKALTKDGSDRKAKGVKRAVTKKCITFEDYQ